Proteins encoded by one window of Pseudorca crassidens isolate mPseCra1 chromosome 3, mPseCra1.hap1, whole genome shotgun sequence:
- the SETD9 gene encoding SET domain-containing protein 9 isoform X2, which produces MPGRLLRGLWQRWRRYKYRFVPWIALNLSHNPRTLRYVPEESKDKVISDEEVLGTLLKVFQALFVNDFNKQSDILTVFPEPVKSKYQDLLSVQHPGVKQLEYRHQQQNTFTPEEILYKTLGFSVTRAPSTLISAGKGVFVNKGLVPKGAVVSIYPGTVYQKYEPIFFQSIGNPFIFRCLDGVLIDGNDKGISKVVYRSCNGRDQLGPLKMSDSTWLTSEIHNPLAVGQYVNNCSNEQLMSVIRNLMCLQFSL; this is translated from the exons ATGCCGGGCCGCCTGCTGCGCGGCCTCTGGCAGCGATGGCGTCGTTACAAGTACCGCTTCGTACCCTGGATCGCGCTGAACCTAAGCCACAACCCGAG GACCCTCCGATACGTTCCAGAGGAATCCAAAGACAAAGTTATCTCAGATGAAGAGGTCCTAGGAACATTACTGAAAGTTTTCCAAGCTCTATTCGTAAATGATTTCAATAAACAATCAGATATCTTGACTGTGTTTCCAGAACCTGTTAAATCAAAATATCAAGACCTACTGTCAGTTCAGCATCCAGGGGTGAAACAGCTTGAATACAGACATCAACAGCAAAATACCTTTACACCAGAAGAAATTCTTTATAAGACATTGGGTTTCAGTGTCACCCGAGCACCTAGCACATTGATTTCGGCTGGAAAAGGTGTCTTCGTTAACAAAGGATTGGTACCAAAAGGCGCGGTTGTATCTATATATCCTG GTACAGTATATCAAAAGTACGAGCCAATCTTTTTCCAGTCCATTGGAAATCCGTTTATTTTTAGATGCCTGGATGGGGTACTCATTGATGGAAATGACAAAGGAATATCAAAAGTCGTGTATAG ATCTTGCAATGGGAGGGATCAACTTGGCCCTTTAAAAATGAGTGATAGTACATGGCTAACGTCAGAAATTCATAATCCACTGGCTGTAGGACAGTACGTCAACAATTGTTCAAATG AGCAGCTAATGTCTGTTATCAGGAATTTGATGTGCCTGCAGTTTTCCCTATAG
- the SETD9 gene encoding SET domain-containing protein 9 isoform X1: MPGRLLRGLWQRWRRYKYRFVPWIALNLSHNPRTLRYVPEESKDKVISDEEVLGTLLKVFQALFVNDFNKQSDILTVFPEPVKSKYQDLLSVQHPGVKQLEYRHQQQNTFTPEEILYKTLGFSVTRAPSTLISAGKGVFVNKGLVPKGAVVSIYPGTVYQKYEPIFFQSIGNPFIFRCLDGVLIDGNDKGISKVVYRSCNGRDQLGPLKMSDSTWLTSEIHNPLAVGQYVNNCSNDRAANVCYQEFDVPAVFPIELKQYLPNIAYSYDKQSPLRCVILVALRDIKQGEELFSNYYTIVS; encoded by the exons ATGCCGGGCCGCCTGCTGCGCGGCCTCTGGCAGCGATGGCGTCGTTACAAGTACCGCTTCGTACCCTGGATCGCGCTGAACCTAAGCCACAACCCGAG GACCCTCCGATACGTTCCAGAGGAATCCAAAGACAAAGTTATCTCAGATGAAGAGGTCCTAGGAACATTACTGAAAGTTTTCCAAGCTCTATTCGTAAATGATTTCAATAAACAATCAGATATCTTGACTGTGTTTCCAGAACCTGTTAAATCAAAATATCAAGACCTACTGTCAGTTCAGCATCCAGGGGTGAAACAGCTTGAATACAGACATCAACAGCAAAATACCTTTACACCAGAAGAAATTCTTTATAAGACATTGGGTTTCAGTGTCACCCGAGCACCTAGCACATTGATTTCGGCTGGAAAAGGTGTCTTCGTTAACAAAGGATTGGTACCAAAAGGCGCGGTTGTATCTATATATCCTG GTACAGTATATCAAAAGTACGAGCCAATCTTTTTCCAGTCCATTGGAAATCCGTTTATTTTTAGATGCCTGGATGGGGTACTCATTGATGGAAATGACAAAGGAATATCAAAAGTCGTGTATAG ATCTTGCAATGGGAGGGATCAACTTGGCCCTTTAAAAATGAGTGATAGTACATGGCTAACGTCAGAAATTCATAATCCACTGGCTGTAGGACAGTACGTCAACAATTGTTCAAATG ACAGAGCAGCTAATGTCTGTTATCAGGAATTTGATGTGCCTGCAGTTTTCCCTATAGAACTGAAGCAGTATCTTCCAAACATTGCGTACAGCTATGACAAACAAAG tccACTTCGATGTGTCATTCTTGTCGCACTCAGGGACATCAAACAAGGAGAAGAGCTTTTTTCAAACTACTATACAATTGTCAGCTAA